A genomic window from Slackia heliotrinireducens DSM 20476 includes:
- a CDS encoding cytochrome b/b6 domain-containing protein produces MRKTHPLSAKLGVPQKISYLLIPILIIAMFITGICIWTPTASFGFCQALLNGIGGPMNMRILHYFLMFGFLIFMCIHIYLANIEGLAPSKLMFFGKEHGGLTYDPDRHVIDGEDALEA; encoded by the coding sequence ATGCGTAAGACCCATCCGCTGTCGGCAAAGCTCGGCGTGCCTCAGAAGATTTCCTACCTGCTGATCCCCATCCTGATCATCGCCATGTTCATCACGGGTATCTGCATCTGGACTCCGACGGCCTCCTTTGGCTTCTGCCAGGCCCTGCTCAACGGCATCGGCGGCCCCATGAACATGCGTATCCTGCATTACTTCTTGATGTTCGGCTTCCTGATCTTCATGTGCATCCACATCTATCTGGCCAACATCGAGGGTCTCGCTCCTTCGAAGCTCATGTTCTTCGGTAAGGAGCATGGCGGTCTGACCTACGACCCCGACCGCCACGTCATCGACGGCGAGGACGCCCTGGAAGCATAG
- a CDS encoding cytochrome b/b6 domain-containing protein yields the protein MIVLIFSGCIIHFPFIPGIMGVCRGLHIFFGFVLFINCLVRVILAFVVESAPTAGTRKTVRTTRPGCRRPTISTRVPSGSSTTCSCVRPIRCRQSSACLRRFPTC from the coding sequence ATGATCGTGCTGATCTTCTCTGGTTGCATCATCCACTTCCCGTTCATTCCGGGCATCATGGGTGTGTGCCGTGGTCTGCACATCTTCTTCGGCTTCGTGCTGTTCATCAACTGCCTGGTCCGCGTCATCCTGGCGTTCGTGGTCGAGTCCGCGCCTACCGCCGGCACCCGTAAGACCGTCAGGACTACAAGACCTGGCTGCCGCAGGCCGACAATAAGCACCAGGGTCCCGAGTGGATCAAGTACTACCTGTTCATGCGTAAGACCCATCCGCTGTCGGCAAAGCTCGGCGTGCCTCAGAAGATTTCCTACCTGCTGA
- a CDS encoding nickel-dependent hydrogenase large subunit, whose protein sequence is MTRSVIDPITRIEGHLRAEMEVTNGVVTDAWVSGGSFRGMELVVRNRRPEDAAQIVQRICGVCPVSHAHASTIAAERAYGITIPNNARIIRNMLEGAQFLHSHILWFYNLAGLDYVNPINALKAKIGDTYDLAEQLGTEGADFAGLQDRLKAFADNGQLSIFSGNWFDTGEYNLTPEADLILTAHYLEALEMQAAASRISGILGGKMPHVMTLVPGGTMFVPTAENLDDLKGLIDKIYNWVYATLLPDTLAVAQFYPEAATFGQGVGRYGAWGVFEAPSFEYNERYLPAGILEADGTLNDIDESKITEYVGHSWYEGDKDLPPFEQGVHPAYTEYNVEDRYTWNKCPRYDGKPLEAGGLSRLLVAYKRGVPFVVEYVDQVITALGGKKGDYSILQNTLGRTAARQIETMYIAQLMKDWLNELVEGLKGGDSTFFVDHDAKQGEGTGFWEAPRGALYHSEKVKKGLVDDYQIIIPTTWNIAPLDPDGNHGPMEQALIGVPVADVEKPINALRTVHSFDPCTACAVHVVEPATGKSFQTVTSPWGVK, encoded by the coding sequence TCGCGCCGAGATGGAAGTCACCAATGGCGTTGTCACCGACGCTTGGGTGTCTGGCGGATCCTTCCGCGGCATGGAGCTCGTTGTTCGCAATCGCCGTCCTGAAGATGCTGCCCAGATCGTCCAGCGCATTTGCGGTGTTTGCCCCGTTTCTCACGCGCACGCGTCTACCATCGCTGCCGAGAGGGCTTACGGCATCACCATTCCGAACAATGCCCGCATCATCCGTAACATGCTGGAGGGCGCTCAGTTCCTGCACAGCCACATCCTGTGGTTCTACAACCTGGCCGGTCTCGACTACGTCAACCCGATCAACGCCCTGAAGGCCAAGATCGGCGACACGTATGACCTGGCCGAGCAGCTGGGTACCGAAGGTGCCGATTTCGCCGGTCTGCAGGACCGCCTGAAGGCGTTCGCAGACAACGGCCAGCTGTCCATCTTCTCCGGCAACTGGTTCGACACCGGCGAGTACAACCTGACTCCCGAAGCCGACCTTATCCTGACCGCCCATTACCTGGAGGCCCTCGAGATGCAGGCTGCTGCATCCCGCATCTCCGGCATCCTCGGCGGCAAGATGCCCCACGTCATGACGCTGGTTCCCGGCGGCACCATGTTCGTGCCCACGGCTGAGAACCTGGATGACCTCAAGGGCCTCATCGATAAGATCTACAACTGGGTGTATGCAACCCTGCTGCCCGACACGCTTGCTGTCGCGCAGTTCTATCCCGAGGCCGCCACGTTCGGCCAGGGCGTCGGCCGCTACGGCGCCTGGGGCGTGTTCGAGGCTCCTTCCTTCGAGTACAACGAGCGCTACCTGCCCGCTGGCATCCTCGAGGCCGACGGCACCCTCAACGACATCGACGAGTCCAAGATCACCGAATACGTCGGTCACTCCTGGTACGAGGGCGACAAGGACCTGCCGCCGTTCGAGCAGGGCGTTCACCCCGCGTACACGGAATACAACGTCGAAGACCGTTACACCTGGAACAAGTGCCCGCGTTACGACGGCAAGCCGCTGGAAGCCGGCGGTCTGTCCCGTCTGCTGGTCGCCTACAAGCGCGGCGTCCCGTTCGTCGTCGAGTACGTCGACCAGGTCATCACGGCGTTGGGTGGCAAGAAGGGCGATTACTCCATCCTGCAGAACACCCTGGGCCGTACCGCTGCCCGTCAGATCGAGACCATGTACATCGCTCAGCTCATGAAGGATTGGCTGAACGAGCTGGTCGAGGGCCTCAAGGGCGGCGACTCCACGTTCTTCGTGGATCACGACGCCAAGCAGGGCGAAGGCACGGGCTTCTGGGAAGCTCCGCGCGGCGCTCTGTATCACTCCGAGAAAGTCAAGAAGGGCCTGGTCGACGATTACCAGATCATCATTCCGACGACCTGGAACATCGCTCCTCTGGATCCCGACGGAAACCACGGCCCGATGGAGCAGGCGCTCATCGGCGTGCCTGTGGCCGACGTCGAGAAGCCTATCAACGCTCTTCGTACGGTTCACAGCTTCGACCCCTGCACCGCTTGCGCAGTTCACGTGGTCGAGCCTGCGACCGGCAAGTCCTTCCAGACCGTTACCAGCCCTTGGGGGGTGAAGTAA